A stretch of the Sphingosinithalassobacter tenebrarum genome encodes the following:
- the xerC gene encoding site-specific tyrosine recombinase XerC: MDGPAQSPVRPFIAWCAERGLTRPQEITKPILERYQRHLFLYRKPNGEPLSTRSQHVRTTPIKALFKWLARGNHILYNPASELDLPRMEKRLPRHVLSAREAELVLAQPDTGTPIGLRDRAILETFYSTGIRRMELVNLGLTDIDSDRGTLLVRQGKGRKDRMIPIGARALQWIDKYREDVRPDFAFGDDDGTLFLTTAGEAFAANRMTQLVRNYVAAADIGKTGSCHLLRHTMATLMLEGGAEIRFIQAMLGHAELSTTQIYTQVSIRMLKQIHTATHPGRPIGKRGRAGSSADDAGDARAALLARLDEEAAEED; this comes from the coding sequence TTGGACGGACCGGCGCAATCACCGGTCAGGCCGTTCATCGCCTGGTGCGCGGAGCGCGGACTGACCCGCCCGCAGGAGATCACCAAGCCGATCCTGGAGCGCTATCAGCGCCACCTGTTCCTCTATCGCAAGCCCAATGGCGAGCCCTTATCGACCCGCAGCCAGCATGTGCGCACCACTCCGATCAAGGCGCTGTTCAAGTGGCTCGCGCGCGGCAATCACATCCTCTACAATCCGGCGAGCGAGCTGGACCTGCCGCGCATGGAAAAGCGCCTGCCGCGCCATGTGCTCTCCGCCCGCGAGGCCGAGCTGGTCCTCGCGCAGCCTGACACCGGCACGCCGATCGGCCTGCGCGACCGGGCGATCCTGGAGACGTTCTACTCGACCGGCATCCGCCGCATGGAGCTGGTGAACCTGGGCCTGACCGATATCGACTCCGACCGGGGCACGCTGCTGGTGCGCCAAGGCAAGGGTCGCAAGGACCGGATGATCCCGATCGGCGCGCGGGCGCTCCAGTGGATCGACAAATACCGTGAGGACGTGCGGCCCGACTTCGCGTTCGGGGACGATGACGGCACGCTGTTCCTGACCACGGCGGGCGAGGCGTTCGCGGCCAACCGCATGACTCAGCTCGTGCGCAATTACGTCGCCGCCGCCGATATCGGCAAGACCGGCTCGTGCCACCTCTTGCGCCACACCATGGCGACGCTGATGCTCGAAGGCGGGGCCGAGATCCGGTTCATCCAGGCCATGCTCGGCCATGCCGAACTCTCCACCACCCAGATCTATACCCAGGTCAGCATCCGCATGCTCAAACAGATCCACACCGCCACCCATCCGGGGCGGCCGATCGGTAAGCGCGGACGCGCCGGCAGCTCGGCCGACGATGCCGGCGATGCTCGCGCCGCGCTGCTCGCCCGACTCGACGAAGAGGCGGCTGAGGAAGACTGA
- a CDS encoding RHS repeat domain-containing protein, whose protein sequence is MHSFSVFGRAAARHSIRLCLIASVALPAIAKAQEYEPPPLPPIRQTIDANGVDLTRGVLIAPSHSVSIGPADDPALVFSRSVTSDRQFRDSTSGVIYSPGGPVTVSIGGATETFSLDAVSGEYLSDQHTGSTLENGVYTRADGTVATFAQVATRTMYITNGSSIQTLTRPNGEKLTYHYQVASTCLKGWPGDCQTYVTIGRLISVESNRGYQMRMTFNEVIPPDSLEDSNAWFDVSKVTLVNTTVDGCDPDSLYCTYSQSWPSLSMSGVESFTDSLGNETTYSFTSGRLTGIKRPGASTDNVTISYDGNGMVDSVVRNGVTTTYDYADDTGTNERTTTVNASGDEKRIVTTDLDYMQIISDEDALGNETGYSYDATTRLLETVTAPEGNSVSYDYDSRGNVTEITVSPKSGSTLSDIVFQSSYPASSTTYTDQCATASAVVCNKPVSTTDPLGNVTDYTYNSSHGGVLTVTRPAAASGGTRPQTRYTYGSHYAWYRNASGTLVQAPTPVVRLERVSACASGSSCTGSADESVTEFTYQSGSASTASNILLTEMESRAGDASVSSTVKPSYDAVGNIASVDGPLSGTADTTSYRYDLGRQLLGVIAPDPDGAGPLVRQALRMHYNDDGQRTETELGTVTGTSDTDWSNFVSLQQATSTYDAATARKTQDAVSADGTTYQLVQYGYDSRGRLECTALRMNAAAWGSQTDACEANTGGSFGPDRITRTEYDDNGRALETISGYDTGVAAVVQALTYTDNGQIESLTDGEGNKTSYSYDGVDRLSRVYFPDTTQGAGTSSSSDHIRYDYDANGNIVQLRTRAAQNIYFYYDDLNRLYRKNIPGPDDYYGYDLLGRLLYARHGSTTGTGISHDWDALGRVTATSNDMSGTARTLSYQYDAAGNRTQLTYPDSAFVAYEYDVLSRVTRIKRGGNVLSDISYDDLGRRTLEERRGDADLVYGYDDVSRLASLEFDLSGTASDLTTTFAYNPANQVMSQDRSNDAYAFTGYDNGSQGYVANGLNQYSSVAGTAFSYDGNGNLTSDGGTTYGYDVQNRLTSASGSHSASLSYDPLGRLWESADPSVSGSATEYLYDGDRLIMEYDGSGAILRRYVFDPGRVDAPIAWYEGSGVSLSYMRNLMPDRLGSITAVTDSDGTLLSANSYDAWGNPGAGNIGRFQYTGQAWLEDLDIYYYKARMYAPELGRFLQTDPIGYADGPNIYGYVGNDPVNRIDPTGLACVIRESTLREYYLLPDGSTVSKVINVWIEPLFDCVAEIVVRTTPWPGHNPLAGGGGSRSVPRPRPQNDPVPCDSDLTSYLGSATAVLDGFALGADVVAVGAAGVAVATAPTVVGGISAAGVAAGARVASAGASVISAGIKLYQGDTQGAIASGIGALVGGGASVGSRIAVRIGAGTSRGASDVIGEGVGLVASNGAEAAACRVR, encoded by the coding sequence ATGCATTCATTTTCCGTTTTCGGCCGCGCTGCCGCGCGACATTCGATCCGCTTGTGCCTGATTGCATCCGTTGCGCTGCCGGCAATCGCCAAAGCGCAGGAATATGAGCCGCCGCCCTTGCCCCCGATCCGTCAGACCATCGATGCGAACGGCGTTGATCTGACCCGCGGCGTGTTGATCGCGCCGTCGCATTCCGTCTCGATCGGGCCTGCGGACGACCCGGCGCTGGTCTTCAGCCGAAGCGTGACGTCCGACCGACAATTTCGGGATTCCACCAGTGGTGTCATCTATTCGCCGGGAGGTCCGGTTACCGTCAGTATCGGCGGAGCAACCGAAACGTTCAGCCTGGATGCGGTAAGCGGCGAATATCTCTCCGATCAGCATACCGGCTCGACCTTGGAAAATGGTGTCTACACCAGAGCTGACGGAACAGTTGCGACCTTCGCGCAAGTCGCGACGCGTACCATGTATATTACCAACGGAAGTTCCATCCAGACGCTCACCCGGCCAAATGGCGAGAAGCTGACCTACCATTATCAGGTCGCGTCCACTTGCCTCAAAGGGTGGCCCGGCGACTGCCAGACCTATGTCACCATAGGTCGCTTGATCTCCGTGGAATCGAATCGCGGCTATCAGATGCGGATGACGTTCAACGAAGTCATCCCTCCCGATTCCCTGGAGGATTCGAATGCCTGGTTCGACGTCTCGAAGGTGACGCTGGTCAATACGACCGTCGATGGCTGCGATCCCGATTCACTCTATTGCACTTATTCGCAGAGCTGGCCGTCGCTCTCGATGTCCGGCGTTGAATCGTTCACCGACAGCCTGGGCAACGAAACGACCTACAGCTTCACTTCGGGGCGGCTGACCGGCATCAAACGTCCCGGCGCCAGCACCGATAATGTTACCATCAGCTATGACGGCAATGGCATGGTGGATTCGGTGGTACGCAACGGCGTTACGACGACCTACGATTATGCCGATGACACCGGCACCAATGAGAGGACGACCACCGTCAACGCTTCCGGCGACGAGAAGCGGATCGTCACGACCGACCTCGATTATATGCAGATCATTTCCGACGAGGACGCGCTCGGCAATGAGACCGGCTACAGCTATGACGCAACGACGCGCCTTCTGGAAACGGTAACCGCGCCGGAAGGCAACTCGGTCAGCTATGACTATGACAGTCGCGGCAATGTGACCGAAATAACCGTATCGCCCAAATCGGGTTCGACCCTTTCGGATATCGTCTTTCAGAGCAGCTACCCGGCGAGCAGCACGACCTATACCGATCAATGCGCGACGGCGAGCGCAGTGGTCTGCAACAAGCCGGTCTCCACCACCGATCCGCTCGGCAATGTCACCGACTACACCTATAACAGCAGTCACGGCGGCGTACTGACGGTTACGCGACCGGCAGCAGCATCGGGCGGAACGCGGCCCCAGACCCGCTACACCTATGGCAGCCATTATGCATGGTATCGCAATGCCTCAGGAACGCTGGTGCAGGCGCCAACGCCCGTGGTGCGGCTCGAGCGGGTGTCGGCCTGTGCTTCGGGATCGAGCTGTACGGGAAGCGCGGATGAAAGCGTGACCGAGTTCACCTATCAATCGGGTTCGGCCTCGACCGCGAGCAATATCCTGCTGACCGAGATGGAAAGTCGCGCGGGCGATGCCAGTGTCTCCTCGACGGTCAAGCCGTCCTATGACGCGGTCGGCAATATCGCCAGCGTCGATGGTCCGCTGTCGGGCACCGCCGATACGACCAGCTATCGCTATGATCTGGGCCGCCAGCTGCTGGGCGTCATCGCGCCCGATCCCGACGGCGCGGGGCCGCTGGTTCGGCAGGCGCTGCGGATGCACTATAATGATGACGGCCAGCGTACGGAAACCGAGCTCGGCACCGTTACGGGGACGAGCGACACCGATTGGAGCAACTTCGTCTCGCTCCAGCAAGCCACGTCAACCTATGACGCCGCGACCGCGCGCAAGACCCAGGATGCGGTGAGCGCCGATGGCACGACCTATCAGCTCGTCCAATATGGCTATGACAGCCGTGGACGGCTCGAATGTACCGCGTTGCGCATGAACGCCGCCGCCTGGGGATCGCAGACCGATGCGTGCGAAGCGAATACGGGTGGCAGCTTCGGGCCCGATCGTATCACCAGGACCGAATATGACGATAATGGCCGCGCGCTCGAAACGATCTCGGGCTATGACACCGGCGTTGCCGCGGTCGTTCAGGCGCTCACCTATACCGACAATGGACAAATCGAATCGCTTACCGATGGCGAGGGCAACAAGACCAGCTATAGCTATGATGGCGTCGACCGGCTCTCGCGTGTCTATTTCCCCGACACGACCCAGGGGGCGGGCACCAGTTCGAGCAGTGATCACATTCGTTATGACTATGACGCCAACGGCAATATCGTGCAGCTGCGTACGCGCGCGGCTCAGAACATCTATTTCTATTATGATGACCTGAACCGCCTTTACCGGAAGAATATTCCCGGGCCGGACGATTATTACGGTTACGATCTGCTCGGGCGGCTGTTGTACGCGCGCCACGGCTCCACCACCGGCACGGGCATCAGCCATGACTGGGATGCGCTCGGGCGCGTGACCGCGACGAGCAATGACATGAGCGGCACGGCGCGCACCTTGAGCTATCAATATGATGCGGCGGGCAACCGCACGCAGCTGACCTATCCCGACAGTGCCTTCGTCGCCTATGAATATGACGTGTTGAGCCGGGTCACGCGCATCAAGCGCGGCGGCAATGTGCTTTCGGACATCAGCTATGACGATCTCGGCCGCCGGACACTGGAGGAGCGGCGTGGCGACGCGGATCTGGTCTATGGCTATGACGATGTCTCGCGCCTTGCGAGCCTGGAGTTCGATCTGTCGGGCACGGCCTCGGACCTGACGACGACCTTCGCCTACAATCCGGCGAACCAGGTGATGTCACAGGATCGCAGCAACGACGCCTATGCGTTCACCGGCTACGACAACGGCAGCCAGGGCTATGTGGCCAACGGCCTCAATCAATATTCGAGTGTCGCCGGGACTGCGTTCAGCTATGACGGGAACGGCAATCTCACGAGCGACGGCGGCACGACCTATGGCTATGACGTGCAGAACCGGCTGACGAGCGCCTCGGGCAGCCACAGCGCGAGCCTGTCCTATGATCCGCTTGGGCGGCTGTGGGAAAGCGCCGACCCCTCGGTATCGGGCAGCGCGACCGAATATCTCTACGATGGCGACCGGCTGATCATGGAATATGACGGCTCGGGCGCGATCCTGCGGCGCTATGTGTTCGATCCGGGCCGGGTGGACGCGCCGATCGCCTGGTATGAAGGCTCGGGGGTCTCGCTATCCTATATGCGCAACCTGATGCCCGATCGGCTGGGGTCGATCACGGCGGTGACCGACAGCGACGGCACGCTGCTCTCTGCCAACAGCTATGACGCCTGGGGTAATCCCGGGGCGGGGAATATCGGGCGGTTCCAATATACCGGCCAGGCGTGGCTCGAAGACCTCGATATCTACTATTACAAGGCCCGGATGTACGCGCCCGAGCTGGGCAGGTTCCTGCAGACCGATCCCATCGGTTATGCCGATGGTCCTAATATCTACGGCTATGTTGGCAATGATCCGGTTAATCGAATTGACCCCACCGGCCTTGCATGCGTAATAAGGGAATCCACCCTCAGGGAGTACTACTTGCTCCCGGATGGTAGTACAGTCTCTAAAGTAATTAATGTTTGGATCGAGCCCCTTTTCGATTGCGTAGCAGAGATAGTTGTACGCACAACCCCTTGGCCTGGACACAATCCATTGGCTGGCGGTGGTGGTTCGCGTTCTGTGCCAAGGCCGCGGCCGCAAAATGATCCTGTTCCGTGCGATAGCGACCTCACTTCGTACTTAGGTTCCGCTACAGCTGTCTTAGATGGCTTCGCGCTTGGAGCGGACGTTGTGGCGGTTGGTGCCGCAGGTGTCGCCGTCGCGACTGCGCCGACGGTCGTAGGTGGGATATCTGCCGCTGGTGTTGCAGCGGGCGCCAGAGTAGCATCGGCAGGAGCCAGTGTTATCAGTGCAGGTATCAAGCTCTATCAGGGAGATACTCAAGGGGCCATCGCTTCGGGGATTGGTGCTTTAGTAGGAGGCGGAGCAAGCGTGGGCTCACGGATAGCCGTCCGGATTGGTGCTGGAACGAGCAGAGGAGCTTCTGACGTTATCGGCGAGGGAGTCGGGCTTGTTGCTTCAAATGGCGCCGAGGCTGCGGCTTGTAGGGTTCGGTAA
- a CDS encoding RHS repeat protein has protein sequence MFKVKLAIFGAFSLVGGLGISLANSSETFGNDTSNFTYDARGRLIEVEHSGSVNNNMVANYSYDDANNRVNVTVTGATSPP, from the coding sequence ATGTTCAAAGTCAAGCTCGCGATATTTGGCGCTTTCTCTCTTGTCGGCGGTCTGGGCATTTCGCTTGCGAACAGTAGCGAAACCTTCGGCAATGACACATCCAACTTCACATATGACGCGCGTGGTCGGCTGATCGAGGTCGAGCATAGCGGCTCGGTCAACAACAATATGGTTGCCAATTACAGCTATGACGACGCGAACAATCGCGTGAACGTCACCGTTACGGGCGCGACCTCCCCTCCATGA